DNA from Vicia villosa cultivar HV-30 ecotype Madison, WI unplaced genomic scaffold, Vvil1.0 ctg.003280F_1_1, whole genome shotgun sequence:
GGATGTTAGAGCATCCACATCCATACCACCCAATTTGGTGGTATAAATGGACCCcacttaatataatatattatttcacacttctcaattatttaaaccactaattaaaatttgtaaatatCCATACTACCCATCTAAAAACTTAAAATGGGTCCCACTAATCACATAATATACactaaaaaattgaaaagcacCGTAGCATTATTTGGATATGGTGGCAGGGGCGGTTCTAtagcccgggcacgcgcccgggctcaacccctattttctttgtattttcccTAATTTAATAACCAATTTTTAAATGGAAccaagggcaaaattagtaaaaataagggtgtaaaaattaaaacatatgAATACCCAATGGGCCAAACAGATCCAACCCAATCAATTATTTATGACttagaataaaaattaaaaaaaaaaaactattccgTACAGTCTGCTCCTCTCTTTATGTGACTATTCATATTTCTTTCTCCCCCTCTACTGTCACTTCACCATTTCAACTTTCAATTCAAACAGCAAGTAGGAGCACGTTGGTTTGCAGCAACTAGCAGGAACAAGAATAAGTAATgtctttctattatttttttcttattataataattctattattatattatatatattatataggtTATTCATACTTTATTAAATTTTTGTTCTTTAGATAGTTAGACTTACACGCAGTAGATTGTTCCAATTGGCAATTGCAATATAGGTTCTTTAGATAGTTACGCACAGGAGATTGTGCAATTGCAATATAGGTTCTTTAGATAGTTACACCGTACCGCAAATTATAATTGCAATTGCAGTATAGGATGTTCTTTAGATGTATTGCAAATGAATTAtaagtttaaatttttattatttttaaattgtttgttCATTGAACTCATAagacaattttaaattattattaacttattatatattttttatatcatagtaaaatagtttaattcttttttagaatctaatacttatattttaattcttTCAAAGGTTTTGGTTAATTTAATAGGTCATTCATAATAGTAAAATTCTCTTGTAATTTTTTTGTAAagatctatttattttatttaattagtcggTCTTGTCTATTTGTGTGTTAcaaattatttatctaaaaatTCTTTTCACTGAATCATTAAATTTCAGAGATGAGGAGGTTTTTGGTTCCTAGAACAAGTATTGAGAAAGTGAATGTTAAGCAATCGGAAGCCGAAGTAGAAGAAACACCCCCTAATGTGGCCAACGAGTTTaatccaaatgagattgtgcgtgaTCCAGGATGTAGGAAACAAATTCACGAGTATGCTCCTGATATTCAAGACCAAGTGAGGAGGGCATATATATTGAAGGGTCCAACGCAACCAGATTTAGCAAGATTTCCTCGTACTCAATTTGGGAAGTCTTCAAGAGCATTTTGTAAAGCTTGGTATAAGAGTTATACATGGATTGAATACAGTGAGTCAAAGGATGCAACTTATTGTTTCTATTGCTTTCTCTTTAAGCCTCCCGGGAGGGCCGAACACTTTGGTTATGAAGTCTTCAACAAAGACGGATTTAAAGATTGGAAGCATGCATCTAAAGCCTTTAAAGATCATATTGGTAGTCATGATAGTAAGCACAACTCATGTATGAAGCACTATgatgattataataatcaaagacaAAGTGTGACAAGTATCTTTGCTAGAGCAACTAGGGAATCAGAAGAATTGTATAAGATCCGTTTGACTTGTTCTTTAGATTGTACTAGATATCTCATAGCACAAGGCATTGCTTTCCGTGGCCATGATGAAAGCTCTACTTCTCTAAACAAGGGAAATTTTAGAGAGATGGTGGATTGGGTAAAATCTAATGATGAAAAAGTAAGAGATGCTTTTGATCATGGTCCAAAAAATTGCACAATGACTTCCGGTGACATTCAAAAGGAGCTTGCAATGTGTTGTGCACATGAAGTCAccaaggtgattatggaagagcttgGTGATAGACAATTCTCTGTGCTTATTGACGAGTCACGTGATATATCTGTCAAAGAACAAATGGCGGTGATGTTGAGGTTAGTACAATGAGCTTGTTATTGAAACTATTACAATTATTAACTTAAACTTTTTATTTCATTCAAATATAACATAGATGAAtacatttgaatttttatttatctttctAGGTTCTTGAACGACAAAGGGAAAGTTGTGGAACGATTTATTGCTCTACATCATGTCAAATATACTACATCTGAGGCACTAAAGGATGCTCTTTATGGTATTCTCGATCGCCACACGTTATCTATTTCAAGGATACGAGGGCAAGGATATGATGGGGCTTCAAATATGAGAGGTGAGTTTAATGGTTTACAAAGAAAGATTCTAGATGAAAACCCTTATGCTTTCTATGTCCATTGTTATGCTCACCGTTTGCAATTGGTGGTTGTGTCCGTTGCTAGTAGTTGCTCATCTATTCATGATTTCTTTGAGTACATCTCCTTGATTGTAACCACAACAAGTGCATCTTGCAAGAGAAATGATGCTTTGAAGGAGGCACAACACCGAGAAATTTTGAATAGACTTGAGAGTGGTGAGATATCTCAAGGAAAGGGCTTGCACCAATCATCTAGTCTTGCTAGACCCGGAGATACTAGATGGGGTTCACATTATACTACCTTGATTCGTTTGGATCAGATGTGGTCCTCCGTGTTAGAggtgcttagtattgttgatgaagatggacgtGGACCATCCCAAGCGGCGGGTTTGAtagaaaaaatggagagctttaaatttgctttcattttgaagtttatgttaaagttgtttggtatcacaaatgaactttcaaaaatcttgcaaacaaaagatcttAATATTGTGCTCGCTATGGAATTAGTTGATGATGTTAAAGCTCGGTTGGCTACATTGAGAGAGAGTGGTTGGGATGATTTATTTATTGATGTCCAAGAATTTTGTTTTGCTCAAAGTATTCCGGTGCCAAATATGGATGAAGAAATACCAGTTCGGGGACGTTCAAGAAGAGAAGGGAGGACTGTCACTAATCTTCACCATTACCGTGCAGAGATTTTTTATGTTGCTATTGACAAAATATGTGTGGAGATGGATCACCGGTTTTGTGAAGGAAGTAATGTTGTGCTGGATTGCTTCTCATGTCTTGACCCCAAGAACTCtttttccaagtttgatgttgataagcTTGCTCATCTTGCTAATATTTATCATGTAGACTTTTCTGATGATGACCGTGGAACAATAAGGGAGCAACTTGAGACTTATGTACATCAAATGAAAAGGCATGCTTCCTTTACTTcttgtgaagatgttcaaagtttggctatgaagatggttcaaactgagaaacaTTTGGTATTTCCATTGGTCTACAAGCTCATTGAGTTGGCTTTGATATTGCCGGTGTCAACAGCATCcgttgaaagagctttttcagcaatgaagattatcaagtctaatttgcgcaacaagatcaacgatgtgtggttcaatgacttgatgatatgttacaccgagcgggagatattcaagacacttaaagatgttgatattattcgaacattcaccgcaaagaagtctcggagagggcatttacctcttaattttatttagcacaCTATTCGCATGTTAAGTTTCATCTCTTTTATGTAGCACactttatgactatttatataaaGTTCAGTTAATTTTTTTGCCCAGGCTACATAatatttctggctccgccactgtatGGTGGTTATGTAATACTACACCATTTGCATTCAATTATCCATACTATTATGACACAAGTGGTACATGTGGCAAATACCACCCCCTATATTTATGCTCTTAGTAGCTTTGGTTGTACCACTTGGACAAACCTTAACTTATCATTGGTCAAGACTTGTGTATTAGTCAATtaccaaaaaaaaacatgatgtAGGGTAAattatatttgttaaaaaaaaggtAAATTAGGGTATTAATAAGCATGTTTTAATGATATGAGATGTGAAAAAAAGGAAATAGCAAAATGGTGAGTAAATATAGGATTTTTTTTTACAGTTTTGCCTGTGGTCTTGTTTTTATTGTGTTGCAAGCTCTAAGGTGGTATGATGAAGGTGAGGCTGATGATTAACCTCTGTAAGATGAACTACAAACTCCAAAATTTTGCAAAATTATATCCAAGCCAAATATAACGTCTCTATACATTTGTCACGAATTTTGCAAGAGTTAACCTGGAGCTAAATATACGGTGGGATTGGTCCCTCTTagattagtcggtcgcaaggccggatactaaaatttaaaattaaaaataaaaaaaaaaacttggagCTAAATATAACACCTCTATACAATACTCACGGCTAATCCTAACATATGTTACTGACCTTATTGTATTAACTAACCATTGGTTAGGATTTCAAAATTTGGAAGAAGTACTTTCATTCTTCTTGAGTAAATTGTCGTTTTTGTACTTGATTCAGCATTTTGGACAAAGATTATTGTGTGAGATAATCTATATCAAAATAGATTGTAGTTTACATGTTTCAATTTCAGACCATTTATGAATGCTACATGAACTTATTGTACTATTTTTACTAGTCTTCAATCTTATTTTCACATTTCTATGTTTTCTTCTTATGGATGAATGCATATAAGGATTTGACCAAGCTACTTGAAATGTGagctaatttcatttgaaatttaaCAATCTACTTGAAGTTTTGCTGAATTATGAGTTGAGCCCCTTCAACTAGTCTTTTTATCACTTCACTAGCATGCAGAATTTCCTTGATGAGACCAACACCTTCACCAGCATACATACACATACTCTCGAGATCTCCTGTACTTGTCGAGTTTGGGACTGTACCGGCAAAGCGACGTATATCTTTCTCCTGAAGGACGACAAAAAGTATAATCAAATACAGTAAACTACAAAGATGGTTCC
Protein-coding regions in this window:
- the LOC131640718 gene encoding uncharacterized protein LOC131640718, with product MRRFLVPRTSIEKVNVKQSEAEVEETPPNVANEFNPNEIVRDPGCRKQIHEYAPDIQDQVRRAYILKGPTQPDLARFPRTQFGKSSRAFCKAWYKSYTWIEYSESKDATYCFYCFLFKPPGRAEHFGYEVFNKDGFKDWKHASKAFKDHIGSHDSKHNSCMKHYDDYNNQRQSVTSIFARATRESEELYKIRLTCSLDCTRYLIAQGIAFRGHDESSTSLNKGNFREMVDWVKSNDEKVRDAFDHGPKNCTMTSGDIQKELAMCCAHEVTKVIMEELGDRQFSVLIDESRDISVKEQMAVMLRFLNDKGKVVERFIALHHVKYTTSEALKDALYGILDRHTLSISRIRGQGYDGASNMRGEFNGLQRKILDENPYAFYVHCYAHRLQLVVVSVASSCSSIHDFFEYISLIVTTTSASCKRNDALKEAQHREILNRLESGEISQGKGLHQSSSLARPGDTRWGSHYTTLIRLDQMWSSVLEVLSIVDEDGRGPSQAAGLIEKMESFKFAFILKFMLKLFGITNELSKILQTKDLNIVLAMELVDDVKARLATLRESGWDDLFIDVQEFCFAQSIPVPNMDEEIPVRGRSRREGRTVTNLHHYRAEIFYVAIDKICVEMDHRFCEGSNVVLDCFSCLDPKNSFSKFDVDKLAHLANIYHVDFSDDDRGTIREQLETYVHQMKRHASFTSCEDVQSLAMKMVQTEKHLVFPLVYKLIELALILPVSTASVERAFSAMKIIKSNLRNKINDVWFNDLMICYTEREIFKTLKDVDIIRTFTAKKSRRGHLPLNFI